From a region of the Streptomyces sp. NBC_00102 genome:
- a CDS encoding helix-turn-helix domain-containing protein: MPAVSQPSDLGEPLGPLPQEFAAIVRPELPSLIREIGLEVTRAYPEYARLFDSPHGEGIRVGLEQSISVFVEQVARPSAPTPLRDEMCRRFGRFEAYEGRGLDQLQGAYRLGARIALRRAKKVGRRYNLSPTMMLTFADALFTYVDELESLSREGYLEVRAATDDHAETLRRRLLHLILTGRPAPRSAIAELCEQTGWTMPEEVTLVALRPSPDLGRLALDRDVLADLTDPQPNMLIPGPIDDARRRMLDHALLGTHAAVGLTVPPSHAPDSIRWARRLLELVDTGVIDDAPLVLAEDHLITLWLLSDTALLDQLSKRELAPVSSLSATRRERLIETLRIWLDTRGTAAHMGELLDVHPQTVRYRMRSLESLFGEQLVNPESRFSTEAVLRALRLRSRGGDGTARR; this comes from the coding sequence AATTCGCCGCGATCGTCCGCCCCGAACTCCCCAGCCTCATCCGGGAGATAGGCCTGGAGGTCACCCGCGCCTACCCGGAGTACGCGCGGCTCTTCGACAGCCCGCACGGCGAAGGTATCCGGGTCGGCCTGGAACAGAGCATCTCCGTCTTCGTCGAACAGGTGGCGCGACCGTCCGCCCCCACCCCGTTGCGGGACGAGATGTGCCGGCGGTTCGGCCGGTTCGAGGCGTACGAGGGCAGGGGCCTCGACCAGCTCCAGGGTGCCTACCGCCTCGGCGCCCGTATCGCCTTACGCCGGGCGAAGAAGGTGGGGCGGCGCTACAACCTCTCCCCCACCATGATGCTGACCTTCGCGGACGCCCTGTTCACCTACGTCGACGAGCTCGAATCCCTCTCCCGCGAGGGGTACTTGGAGGTACGGGCGGCCACCGACGACCACGCCGAGACCCTGCGCCGCCGACTCCTGCACCTGATCCTCACCGGGCGGCCGGCCCCCCGCAGCGCGATCGCCGAACTCTGCGAGCAGACCGGCTGGACCATGCCGGAGGAGGTGACCCTGGTCGCCCTGCGCCCCTCCCCCGACCTGGGCCGGCTCGCGCTGGACCGTGACGTGCTCGCCGACCTGACGGACCCACAGCCCAATATGCTCATCCCGGGCCCGATCGACGACGCGCGAAGACGCATGCTCGACCACGCCCTGCTGGGCACGCACGCGGCGGTCGGCCTCACCGTCCCGCCGTCCCACGCCCCGGACTCGATCCGCTGGGCCCGCAGGCTCCTTGAGCTGGTGGACACGGGAGTGATCGACGACGCCCCGCTGGTGCTGGCCGAGGACCACCTCATCACCCTGTGGCTGCTCTCGGACACGGCGTTGCTGGACCAGCTCTCGAAGCGCGAACTGGCCCCGGTCTCCAGCCTCAGCGCCACCCGCCGGGAGCGGCTGATCGAGACCCTGCGGATCTGGCTCGACACCCGGGGCACCGCGGCCCACATGGGCGAATTGCTCGACGTCCACCCGCAGACGGTCCGTTACCGCATGCGGAGCCTGGAGTCCCTGTTCGGCGAGCAACTGGTAAACCCCGAGAGCCGTTTCTCCACAGAGGCCGTCCTGCGCGCACTCCGGCTCCGCTCCCGCGGCGGCGACGGCACTGCACGACGGTGA